One Asterias rubens chromosome 1, eAstRub1.3, whole genome shotgun sequence genomic region harbors:
- the LOC117293872 gene encoding uncharacterized protein LOC117293872, protein MAAKKKGLHASKQRSNSSPELQLQVTDIDSADQRLGTTVKTAGWRKYGDDDSNASHSKGATNKSDGVNNSSGNIESASKAAKSPTVPVQEEAKPCKSCGKTSEIEPTLGPSVRPKVRNYRFKTRTRNGKNLAGNKQQQHNADANRIIMDICDNSVTVNSSSSETEEPSSKQQKRQGIGRVATAFVARFRHKGRKHQRRSSNTDSVSSTSVKDVKLESPRPRSKSFSGRIMRKLGTKDKSSNCKDLPCRDFNTRRKGWPHAKRIQSCIGEVFTGKGTLKTKGKSSKAELDARQPRRYTPVINLEEFNPEDYPIESEDDIQRVLREQEIREGVDPPPGYQPFDHFLTKVETHAEAADTKATSPTEKNSPKECKEEEKPGPSAAAAVAEALLNTSPNAGYPVLAGSTHTTANIYDQYGSLTPEGTYIPRTVHTQIDYMHCLVPDQKSIMDSSFYWGKIDRFEADLLLENKPEGTFLLRDSAHDEFVFSVSFRRYGRTLHARIEQWKHKFSFDAHDPGVYASDTICGLLKHYKDPNFCMFFEPMLTTPLPRPNPPSLQELARATICSNTSYDGITHLALPRTLKEYSREYHYKQRVRMRRFEVPEMPVVVEPKIGVITKTCISR, encoded by the coding sequence ATGGCAGCCAAGAAGAAGGGTCTTCACGCTTCAAAGCAACGCTCTAACTCGTCCCCAGAGTTGCAGCTTCAAGTCACTGATATTGACTCAGCGGATCAGAGGCTTGGAACAACAGTAAAAACAGCAGGTTGGCGCAAATATGGAGACGATGACTCCAATGCTTCGCACAGCAAAGGCGCCACCAATAAAAGTGATGGCGTCAATAACAGCTCAGGGAATATCGAATCTGCAAGCAAAGCCGCCAAATCTCCAACTGTTCCAGTACAGGAGGAAGCCAAGCCGTGCAAGTCATGTGGAAAAACATCTGAAATAGAGCCAACTCTTGGCCCGTCTGTACGCCCGAAAGTGAGGAATTATCGTTTCAAAACGAGAACTAGGAACGGAAAGAATTTGGCTGGGAATAAGCAGCAGCAGCACAATGCTGATGCGAATCGTATCATCATGGATATCTGTGACAATTCAGTAACTGTTAACTCATCTAGTTCAGAAACAGAAGAACCTTCCTCTAAACAACAAAAGAGGCAAGGAATTGGTCGTGTTGCTACGGCATTCGTTGCAAGGTTCCGACACAAGGGACGTAAACATCAGCGGAGGAGCTCAAACACAGACTCGGTTTCCTCGACCAGTGTCAAAGACGTCAAATTAGAGTCCCCTCGACCTCGATCAAAGTCGTTTAGCGGGAGAATCATGCGGAAGTTAGGCACAAAGGACAAATCCTCCAATTGCAAAGACTTGCCTTGCCGAGACTTTAACACTCGTAGGAAAGGATGGCCTCATGCAAAGCGTATTCAATCTTGTATCGGGGAAGTTTTCACCGGAAAGGgaactctaaaaactaaaggaaAATCATCAAAAGCTGAACTGGACGCGCGTCAACCAAGACGTTACACACCGGTTATTAATCTAGAGGAGTTTAATCCTGAAGATTATCCTATTGAAAGTGAAGATGACATTCAGAGGGTTCTCCGTGAACAAGAGATACGAGAGGGTGTGGACCCACCACCAGGATATCAGCCTTTTGACCACTTCTTGACGAAGGTGGAAACACATGCAGAGGCAGCGGACACAAAAGCTACCTCCCCTACTGAGAAAAACAGCCCCAAAGAGTGCAAGGAAGAAGAGAAACCGGGCCCATCTGCAGCAGCTGCAGTAGCCGAGGCCTTACTGAACACCTCCCCAAATGCAGGTTATCCAGTTCTCGCAGGATCAACTCATACAACTGCAAATATCTACGATCAGTATGGCTCCCTGACCCCAGAGGGGACTTACATTCCAAGGACTGTACACACACAGATTGACTACATGCACTGTTTAGTCCCCGACCAGAAGAGCATCATGGACAGTAGTTTCTATTGGGGCAAGATCGATCGTTTCGAGGCAGATCTTCTACTGGAGAATAAGCCGGAGGGGACTTTCCTGTTGAGAGATAGCGCCCATGACGAGTTTGTTTTCTCTGTCAGTTTCCGTCGGTATGGACGAACTCTTCATGCTAGGATTGAACAATGGAAACACAAGTTTAGCTTTGACGCTCACGATCCTGGCGTCTATGCTTCAGACACAATCTGTGGGCTCCTAAAACATTACAAGGACCCTAACTTCTGCATGTTCTTTGAACCTATGCTTACCACACCTTTGCCCCGGCCCAACCCTCCATCCCTCCAAGAGTTGGCCCGTGCGACGATCTGTTCGAACACATCGTACGATGGAATCACACACTTGGCTCTACCGCGCACACTAAAAGAGTATTCTCGCGAATACCACTACAAGCAGAGAGTTCGCATGCGACGGTTTGAGGTCCCTGAAATGCCCGTTGTAGTAGAACCAAAGATTGGTGTCATTACTAAAACTTGTATATCTCGGTAG